CTCGACCCGTTCGAGGGGCTCGTGCGCGGGCTGCTCGGGCAGCAGGTGAGCGTGCGTGCGGCGAGCACCATCGCCGATCGGCTCGTCCGGCTGCTCGGCGAGCCGTTGGGCGGCGACGAGCCGTCGGTGGCGTTCCCGAGCGCCGACGCGGTCGCCGACGCGTCGGTCGACACGCTGCGATCGTTAGGCGTCCCGCGCACGCGCGCCGCCGCACTGCGCGCGTGCGCGGCGGCGGTGCGCGACGGACGGCTGCGCTGGGACGCCGTGCGCGCGATGCCGGCCGACGAGGCGCAGCGCGCGCTCGACGACCTCCCGGGCGTGGGGCCGTGGACCGCGTCGTACGTGCGCATGCGCGCGCTCGGCGACCGCGACGCGTTCCCGGCGGCGGACCTCGGCGTCGTGAAGGCGCTCGCGCGGCTCGGCGTCGCGCCCGCCGACGCGGAGCGCGCGGCCGAGCGGTGGCGGCCGTGGCGCGCGTACGCGACGGTGTTCCTGTGGACCTCCCTCTCCGACCCGGTGTGACATGACGACGGACACGACCTCCATCGCGGCGCGCGTCGCGGCGCTCGACTGGTCCGCCCTCGCGCGCGATCTCGACGCGCGCGGCTGGGCTGAGACGCCGCCGCTGCTGTCGGCCGCCGAGTGCGACCGGCTCGCCGCGCTGTTCGACGACGACGCACGGTTCCGCGCGCGCGTCGACATGGCTCGTCATCGCTTCGGCGAGGGACGCTACAAGTACTTCGCCGAGCCGCTGCCGGCCGAGGTAGCTGCGCTGCGGCAGGCGCTCTATCCACCGCTCGCCGCGGTCGCGAACCGGTGGGCCGCGCTGTTAGGCGGCGAGGCCGACTTCCCCGACACGCTCGACGCGTTCCGTGCCCGGTGCGCCGCGGCGGGGCAGACGCGGCCGACGCCGCTCCTGCTCCGCTACGAGGCCGGCGGCTACAACTGCCTGCATCAGGACCTGTATGGCGCGGTGGCGTTCCCGTTCCAGGCGATGGCGATGCTGCGCGAGCCGGAGCGCGACTTCACCGGCGGCGAGTTCCTGCTCGTCGAGCAGCGGCCGCGCGCGCAGTCGGCGGGGACGGCGCTGCGGCCGGCGCGCGGCGCGATCGTGCTGTTCACGACGCGCACGCGTCCGGTGGCCGGCGCGCGCGGGCACTACCGCGTACAGATGCGGCACGGCGTGAGCCCGGTGCGGAGCGGGCGGCGGGAGACGCTGGGGGTGATCTTTCACGACGCGGCGTAGGGCTGATGGAAACGGCGGGACGATCGACGGCGGGACGTCGAACGGCGGGACGTCTTACCGCGGGACGTCGAACGGCGGGACGTCTTACCGCGGGACGGATACGGCGGGATGGCGTGCGTTCGGAGGGATCCGGTCGGCGTCGGAATGGTACCGACGTCGATCGAGCGCGGCCGAACTATGGGCGAAGGGGGGGGAGCCCCCCCTGGTAACTACGATCCGGGCGCCCGCTCCCGCCGTTCGTCGTCCCGCCGTATATCGTCCCGCCGTATATCGTCCCGCTGTAGGCCGTCCCGCCGTCGTTCGTCCCGCCGTACCATCTCCGTCATGCTCCGTCCCCTCGCCGCCGCCCTGCTCCTCGTCGTCGCACCGTTAGGCGCGCAGCCGAGGCTCTCGGCGGACCAGCAGCTCGCGCGCGACGTCCTGCGCGAGCTCGTCGAGATCAACACCGCCGACTCCGTGGGCAGCGTGACCGCCGCCGCCGAGGCCATGGCGCGCCGGTTCCGCGATGCCGGCTTCCCGGCCGAGGACGTGCGCCTCCTCGTCCCCGACGGGCAGCCGACGAAGGGGAACCTCGTCGTGCGCTACCGCACGCGGGTGCCTAACGGCGAGCGGCCCGTCCTGCTCGTCGCGCACCTCGACGTCGTCGCCGCGAACCGCGCCGACTGGGCGTCCGACCCGTTCGTGCTGCGCGAGGAGAACGGCTTCTTCGTCGCGCGCGGCGTGGCGGACGACAAGGGCCACGCCGCGCTGTTCGTCGCCACGCTGCTGAAATGGAAGCGCGACGGGTGGGCGCCACGGCGCGACGTCATCCTCGCGCTCACCGCCGACGAGGAAGGCGGCGGCTCGAACGGCGTGCAGTGGCTGCTCGCGAACCACCGCGAGCTCGTCGACGCGGCGTACGCGCTGAACGAGGGCGCGTTCGGCGCGCTCGCCGGCGACCGCCCGCTGTACCTCGGCTTCCAGGCCACCGAGAAGCGCTCGGCGAACTTCACGCTCACCGTGACGAACCCGGGTGGCCACTCCAGCATCCCACGCCCCGACAACGCCATCTATCAGCTCGCGCACGCGCTCGAGCGGATCGAGTCGTACACGTTTCCCGTCGCGCTGAACGACGTGTCGCGCGCGTACTTCACGCAGACCGCGCGCGTGGTCCCGCCCGACGTCGCCGCGGCCATGCGTGCGATCGTCGCGAACCCGTCCGATGCCGCGGCCGCCGCGCGACTGTCGCGCGACCCGACGTGGGCGTCGATGCTGCGCACGACGTGCGTCGCGACGCGCCTCGCCGGCGGGCACGCGAACAACGCGCTGCCGCAGCGCGCCACGGCGACCGTGAACTGCCGCATCGTGCCGACGTCGAGCGCGGCGGAGGCGCGCGAGGCGCTCGTGCGCGTGATCGCCGACACCGGCGTGCGCGTGTCGCCCGTCGGCGCGGGCGCGACGTGGGCGATGACGGTGGATCCGATCGACCCGCAGCTGCTCGCCGCGACGACGGCGACGACGCGCGCGCTGTGGGGCGACGTCCCGATCATCCCGCTCATGTCGACGTGGACCACCGACGGCCGCCTCCTGCGCGACGCGGGGATCCCGACCTACGGCGTGAACGGGCTGTTCACCGTGCCGGGCGAGGAGCGGATGCACGGCCTCGACGAGAAGCTGCGCGTGCGCTCGTTCTACGACGGGCTCGCGTTCACCGACCGGCTGTTGCGGCAGATCGCCGGCGCGCCGGGAGCCTGACGTGGCTCGGCCAGGTCGTAATCTGCGGCTGCTGCTGTCGGCCCTGGCGCTGACCGCGACGCCCGCGCACTCCCAGGCCCGCGTCGTGATCGACGTCGCGCGACGCGAGGGGCCCGTGAGCCCGTTGCTGTTCGGGCAGTTCCTCGAGTTCATGTACGAGGGCATCAAGGGCGGGCTGCACGCGGAGCTGCTGCGCGGGCGCGGGTTCGAGGAGGCGCCCGACGCGATCGGGCTGCCGCGCCCGTGGGAGCGCTACCCGGACGACCGCAACGACGACTACGCGCTCGACTTCCGGTGGGACGACTCGGTGGCGTTCGCCGTGCGCGCCGACTCGCTCACGGGCACCGGGCCATCGCACGCGCTGCGCGTCGACGCCGGCGACGGCGTCATCGCGCGCCACGGCATCTACCAGCCGCGCGTGCCGGTGCGCGGCGGCGTCCCGTACACCGCGCAGATCTGGCTCCGCGCCGCCGACTACACGGGCCCGGTCGTCCTCGCGCTCGAGGAGGACGCGAGCGGCGGACGCGTGTACGCCGAGTGGCGCGTCGACGTCGCGCCGGGCGCGTGGCGCCGCTACGCCGTCGTGCTGCACCCGATGCGGAGCGATCCGCTCGCCCGATTCGTCGTGCTCTTTCCCGGGCGCGGTCGCGTGTGGCTCGACCAGGCGTCGCTCATGCCCGCGGACACCGCGCCCGGCGGCGTCCGGCGCGACGTGTACGAGCGCGTGCGCGCGCTGCGCCCCGCGTTCATCCGCTGGCCGGGCGGCAACGTGGCGCAGGACTACCACTGGCGGTGGGGCGTCGGCCCGCGCGACGAGCGGCCGACGTGGGTCAACCTGTCGTGGAAGCGCGAGCCCGAGCCATCGGACTTCGGCACCGACGAGTTCATCGCGTTCGCGCGATCGTTAGGCGCGGAGCCGTCGCTCACGGTCAACGTGGACGGGCGCGGCGCGACGCCGGAGGAGGCCGCGGCGTGGGTGGAGTACTGCAACGGCCCCGCGACGTCGCGGTGGGGCGCCGTGCGCGCGGCGAACGGCCATCCCGCGCCGTACGGCGTCACGCTGTGGGAGGTCGGCAACGAGATCTGGGGCGACTGGGTCCGCGGCCATACGGACGCCGCCACCTACGCGGGCAACTTCCGCCGCTACCGCGACGCGATGCGCGCCGTCGACTCCACCATCCGCTTCATCGCCGTCGGCGACAACGACATGGCGTGGAACCGCATCGTGCTGCGCGCGGTCGGGCTGTACGTCGACTACCTCGCGATCCACCACTACTACGGCTTCGACTCCACGCAGCGCGACCTGCGCCACCTCATGGCGCGGCCGTTGGGCTACGAGCGCTTCTACGCCGACGTCGCGCGGCTCATCCGCGACGAGGTGCCCGGCCACGCGGTCGCGCTCACGATCGACGAGTGGGGGCTCGCGCTCCCCGAGGCGCGGCAGCACGGCATGGACGCGGCGCTCTACGGCGCGCGGCTCATGAACGTGTTCGAGCGCACGCCGGTCGTCGCCATGAGCGCGGTATCGGACCTCGTGAACGGCTGGCCCGGCGGCATCGTCCAGGCGAGCCGCCACGCGCTGTTCGTCACGCCGCTCTACCATGCGAACCGGCTCTACGCGACGCACCTCGGCCGCGAGCGCGTCGGCGTCGCGCTCACGGGCGCGCCGACGTTCGGCGTGGACTCGTCGGGCGCGCCGACGCCGGCCCTCGACGTCGTCGCCACGCGCGCCGACAGCCTGTTGTACGTCATGCTCGTGAACACCGACCCCGCGCGCGACGTGCGCGTGCGCGTCGAGGTACGGGGCGGCAGCGTGCAGAGCGACGCGACGTGGGAGCTGCTCGCGGAGCCCGACGGACGTCGCGGGTCCAACGGCTTCGCGACGCCCGACGCGATCGCCCCGCGCCGCCGGCCGCTGCGCGCCGGGAGCGCGTTCGTCGTCGACGTCCCGGCGCGCTCGGTGTCGGCCTTGACGCTGCGCGTGCGCGGCGGCTGACGGCGCTCAAGTTCGCCGGCGTCCTTGCCGACACTCTCCCGGGACCCACACCGGGGGAGACGGCATGATCGCAGGGATCTCCAGCTCGTTCGGCGGCGTCTCGGCCGCCGCGGCGCGGTTCGACGTCGCGGCCAGCCGAGTCTCGGCCGCCACCGAGACGCTGGCCAATCCGGACACGATGGACGTCGGCGGCACGAGCGCGCTGAGCGACGCGATGGTGCAGATGGCCGTCGCCCGCTTCGCGTTCCTCGCGTCGATCCACGTCGCGCTCACGACGAGCGACATGGTGAGCCAGGCGCTGCAGCTCGGCGGCTACCGCCCCAGCGGCACCAGCTGACGGGCGCTGCGCCCGATCCATGCAAGGGCTCGCGGGCCTCACCCGTCTGGAGCCCCGCATGAGCGTGCCCGTCCCCGTGCCGTCGCCCGATCCGCTGCCGCTCCCCGACCCGCAGCCGACCCCGGACCGGGAGCCGTGGCCGCCGGCGCCCACCCCGCCCGAGGACGAGCCGCCGACGAAGAAGCTGCCGATCCAGTAGCCGCCGCGGCTCAGTGCGGCGTGATGACCCGCTCGCTGCGGGGCGCCGGCACCGCGGCGGGGACGCGCTCGGCGAGCAGCTTCGCCATGTAGCGGTCCGCCTCGCCGATCCGCTCCAGCTCCACGGCCGAGGCGTCCACCGTCCGCTCGAGCTGTGCCATCCGGTCACGCAGCTCCTCCAGCGTGGCGACCAGCCGCGACTCGTCGATCGGCGGCGGCTGGCGACGCGTCTCCATCCACCGCTGGAACGCGCGGCCGAGATGGCTCGTGACGAGCAGCGCGATCCCGCTCACGGTGGTGACGGTGATGATCTGGATGATGTCGTTGCCGCTCATGTCGACCTCGGTGCCTGGGTCCGTCGTCGCCTACGAGGCGGTCCGCGAGGTGGTTTCCGATGCGGGGCATCCGGTCCGCGACGCGCGGCGTAGAATCGGCGAACCCGCCGACCGCCCATGCGACGCTACGACATCGCCCGCCACATCGCGCGCCTCGACCCCGAGCGCGACCACGTCGAGATCGTGCACTACCTCGTCGGGTGGGAGTTCCCGTGGGACTGGGTGCGCGCGCTCGAGATGGCGCTCTATCGCACGTTCTGCAATCCCCGCACGTCGCGGCTGCTCGACCACACGCGCGAGTTCCACGACCGCCCGCAGCGTCGCTACGACGACACCGCGCTGCTCATGGCGGAGATCATGGAGTGGGGCTACGACAGCGACCGCGGGCGCGAGGCGCTGCGGCGGACGAACCGGTTCCACCGCCACTACGACATCGCGAACGAGGACTTCCTCTACGTCCTCACGACGTTCCACCTCGAACCGATCCGGTGGATGGATCGTTACGGGTGGCGGCGGCTCACCGCGCACGAGAAGCGCGCGAGCTACCACTTCTGGCGCGAGGTCGGGCGCCGCATGAACATCCGCGACATCCCGCCGACGCCGGAAGCGTTCGAGCGGTGGAGCGTGGCGTTCGAGCGCACGCACTTCGCGTTCGACGAGGCGAACCGCCGCATCGCGACGTCGACGCGCGAGCTGTTCGCCGGCTGGTTCCCGCGTCCGCTGCGCCCGCTCGTGCGCGTCGGCATCCACGCCCTGCTCGACGACACGATGCTGGCGTCGTTCGGCTTCCGCGCCGCGCCGCGCCCCGTGCGGTCGCTCGTCGCCGGCGCGCTGCGTATGCGCGGCTGGGCGCTCCGCTTCTTCCCGCCGCGCCGCCGCAAGGGCTTCATCACCGGCACGCCGCAGCGCTCGTGGCCCGACGGTTACGAGCTGACCGACCTTGGCCCGCCGCCGCTGCTGCACGCGCGCGAGGGGGCGGCGCGTTAGGCGCCCGCCGCCTCTACGGAGACCGGGTCAGGCAGTACGTGATGTAGTCGGTGCCGGCCGGCGTGCCGCCGAGCTGGCGCACGAGCGTCGCGACCTGGCCGCGGTGGTACGTGCCGTGGTTCACGACGTGGCGCAGCACCTCGACGAGCGGCGAGGCGCCCTCGACGCCGCTGCGGAAGCGGAACGCGAGCGGCGCGGCGAGCGCGCCCTCGGTGAGCGCGTCGAGATAACGCCGCTGCTCGCCCCACGTCGCGTCCCACCGCGCGCGCAGCGACGCGAGGTCCGCGCAGTCGGAGAAGTCGGTGACGCGCCCCGCGACCTCACCGTGCCAGCGCGCGAGCCACGTGATCTCCGCGCCGAGCATGTGCTCCAGCGTCGCGCGCAGCGACGGGAACGAGCCGCCTAACGGGCGCGCGTACTGCTCCGGCGTGAGCGCCGCGACCGCATCCAGCGTGCGCTCGTTCGCCCAACGGTTGAACGCGAACAGCGTGCGGACGTCGTCGAGGGCGCTCATGGCCAGAGTATAGCCTCCGCCTCGCGCGCCAGCATCGCCGCATGCTCCACGTGCCGCCCCGACCGCTCCAGCACCTCGCGCCCCGGCACGCCCGGCCACGTCGGCGCGGGCGCGTCCAGCGTCTTCACGCGCGCGGCGTCGACCACGAACACCACCCGCCCCACGCCCGCCCACGCGATCGCCGCCGCGCACATCGCGCAGGGCTCGGCGCTCGTGTACATCGTGGCCGCGGCCAGCTCCGGCGCTCCCGCCACGGCGCCGAGCGCGCGCAGCGCGACGATCTCCGCGTGCGCCGTGACGTCCGCCGTCGTGCGCACGAGGTTCCCGCCCTCCGCGAGCAGCCGCCCGTCGGCGGCGACGACGCGCGCGCCGAACGGGTCGTCGCCGCGCTGCCGCGCCTCGAGCGCGAGCGCCACCGTGGCGCGCAGCTCCGTCAGGTCGACGTCGGTCAGCACGCGGTGCCTAACGCGGCGGCGGGACGACCACGTCGTCCCGTGCGTCCGCGGCCGTCGTTCGACGCCATCACCCCCGCGGCGCCGTCCGCGCTCGTGTGCCGGCCGAGCGAGCGGCGGCGGCGCGCCGTCGTGGCCACGAGACCGATCGTGTGCGGGTCGTCCATGACGACGCCCACCTCGAGCGTCCCGCCGACCGCCGGGTCGAGCGTGCTCCCGACGCGGTGCCGTGGCGCGCTGAACTCGGGGGCGGCGAGACGGGTGCGGCGAGACGGCATGCGACGGCGGCCGGAAGTGGAGCGGGGCCGTGAATCTAGCCCGCCGCCGCCTCTCCAGCACCTCGTCGTGGACGGCGAGACTGGCGGCGAGCCACGGCGCCGGGCGGTGGCACACTGGTACCGCTCCGGGACGCGCCCTATCCTCAGGGTCTCCCGCCTCAATCGTTCCAGTCCCAGCCGCTCGCACCCGCCGTGTCTCGCCGCCTCCGTCTCGCCGCCGGCGCCCTCGCCGCGCTCCCGCTCAGCCTCGCGACCGCCCTCCACGCCCAGGGCGCCCAGGGCGCCCAGGGCGCCCAGGGCGACGCCGACGTCGCGCGCCGCGTGGCGGCCGTCATGCCGAAGGTCGTCGCGTGGCGGCGCGACTTCCACGAGCATCCGGAGCTGTCGAACCAGGAGGTGCGCACGTCGGGGATCGTCGCGCAGCACCTGAAGGCGCTGGGCCTCGAGGTGCGCACCGGCGTCGGGGGCACGGGCGTCGTGGGGCTGCTGCGCGGCGGGCGCCCCGGCAAGGTGGTCGCGCTGCGCGCCGACATGGACGCGCTCCCCGTCGAGGAGCTCGTCGACCTGCCGTTCAAGTCGAAGGTGCGCGCGACGTACAACGGCCAGGACGTCGGCGTCATGCACGCGTGCGGCCACGACATGCACGTCGCCATGCTGATGGGCGCCGCGGAGGTGCTCGCGGGGATGAAGGCGCAGATCCCCGGCACCGTGATGTTCGTCTTCCAGCCCGACGAGGAAGGGGAGGCGGGCAAGCCGCAGGGCGCGAAGGCGATGCTCGACGACGGCCTGTTCGCCGGCACGAAGCCGGACGCGATCTTCGGCCTGCACGTCGGCATCACGCCGGCCGACGCGGGGCAGCTCACGACGCGGCCTAACGGCTTCATGGCGGCGTCGGACTTCTTCCGCATCGTCGTGCACGGCCGGCAGACGCACGGCGCGACGCCGTGGGACGGCGTGGACCCGGTGGTCGCCGCGGCGGCGATCGTGAACGGGCTGCAGACGATCGTGAGCCGTCAGGCGAAGCTCGTGCTCGCGCCCGCGGTCGTCACCGTCGGCGCGCTGAACGCGGGCGTGCGCAACAACATCATCCCCGACAGTGCGGTGATGATCGGCACCGTGCGCACGTTCGATCCCGGCATGCGCGACGACATCGGCAAGCGCCTCGAGCGCACGGCGAAGCTGATCGCCGAGAGCCAGGGCGCCACCGCGGACGTGACGATCCAGCGCATGACGCCCGTGACGGCGAACGATGCCGCGCTCACGGGGCGGATGTTAGGCACCCTGCGCCGCGTGGCCGGCGCGTCGAACGTGATCGAGGGGCAGCCGGTGACCGGTGCCGAGGACTTCGGCTTCTACGCCGAGCAGGTGCCCGCGATGTTCGTGTTCCTCGGCGTGCGTCCGAAGGGGAGCCCGCTCTCGGCGTTCGTGTCGAACCACTCGCCGAAGTTCTTCGCCGACGAATCCGCGCTGCCGACCGGGGTGCGCACGCTCGTCGCGCTGGCGACGGACTACCTGGCACCTGCGACGCCGTGATCGCTGCGTGGCTGCGTAGCTGCGTGGCTGCGTAACGGCACTTACGCAGCTACGCAGCTACGCAGCTACGCAGCCACGCAGCGCTCTATCGCTGTGCCGCCGCGTACACCACGTGCGACACCACCCGCATCGCGTCCGTCGCGAGCGTCCATGCGCGGTCGAGGGCGTCGGCCTGAGGTTGGGCGCGCGAGCCGCGGGCCGGGCGCGGGGCCTCGCTCGCGCGCCCGGGTGTGGGGACGGGCACGCTCACCGTCCAGATGCCGCATGCGAGTCGTGTGAGACGCACCGGTGCGTGGCCGAGCGCCGCGGCGTCGCGGGCGCGGAGCGCGCGGCGATAGGCGGCCGCGTACACGCCGTGCGCATCCCACGCCGCGAGCAGCGTCTCACGCAGGTCCGCCGACGCGCCGCGCGTCCCGAGCACGAGCGCGTCGAACGAGACCGCGGCCCCCGGCACCGTGCGGCGCCGCTCCGGGTACGCGGCGGCGAGCAGCCGTCCCGCGCCGAGGTACGTGCGCTGCACCGCGGAGAGCAGCGCGTCGAGCTCCACGAAGAGCGCGGTCTGGCCGGCGAGCGTCGTCAGCTCGCGCGTGCCGAACAGCGCCGCCGTGCGCCGCGCCGCCGCGGCCGCCGCCGCGTACGACTCCGCCGCGCGCGCCGCGTGATGCTCCATCGCGTCGAGCAGGAAGCGAAGGCGCTGGGCGCGCGTGCCGAGCCCCGGGTCGTCGAACAGCCGCTCGAGCGGCGCGCGCCAGCCGAGCGCTCCGGCCGCCGACACGAGGTGCGTGGTGCCCGCGGCGGCGACGAGCAGCCGCGGCGCGAGACCGTGCGTCGCGGCGACCGCCACCGGATCCACGTCGCCCTCGAGCCCCTCGCGCGCATGCTCCTCGGCCGTCGGCCCGGACGCCGCGCGCGCCGCGTCCACCGGGCGCAGTCCGAGCGCGGCGAGCGTCGCGTCGGCCGGCGTTGGGCCGCGTGGGCGCGCAGGGATCACGCTCCATCCGTCGTCCGGAATGCGCCACGCGTCGACACCGCGGGAGAACACGACACGCTGGATCGGCGCGTCGATCTCCACGAGCAGACGTTCGAGTAGTGGATAGGAGGGCTGCTGGGCGGGCACGGCGGAACGGTGGGGAATCCGCGAGGTGGGCGCCCACAGTATAGTACCGACGCTACAAAACAACCGTGTAGGACTTTCGCCACACGTTTTGCCACACCGTCACCTCCGCACCGTCGCCCCGCGCCTCGCATGCATCACGTGTCGCCCGCAGAAGAAGTCCGCGCGCCGTCCGCGCCGCCGCCACCGCGCGAGCATCCGCTCGCGTGGGTCGGCCCGTTCGCGGTGTTCATGGCGTGGCTCGCCGTGGATCGTCTGCTGCCGCTCGCGAATCCGACGAAGGAGGTCGTGCGCGACGTCGTGCTGGTCGCGGCGATCGTCGGCTTCTCGCGCCGCGTGCTGCCGACGCGCGCGCCGTACTGGCTCGCGAGCATCGGCGTGGGACTCGCCGTGTTCGCGCTGTGGGTGCTGCCCGACGTGCTGGTGCCGCAGTGGCGCTCGCACTGGCTGCTGCAGAACGCGATCACCGGTCGCATCACCACGTCCATCCCACCGACGGAGCTCACGCCGCTCATGCTCGTGCTGCGCACGACGCGCGCGGCGCTGCTCGTGCCGGTGATCGAGGAGCTGTTCTGGCGCGGATGGCTCCCACGCTGGCTGCAGGACACGCGCACGGAGCGCGTGCCGATGGGCCGCTACACGCCGTTCGCGTTCTGGGCGACCGCGGCGCTGTTCGCCGCGGAGCACGGCCCGTTCTGGGAGGTGGGGCTCGTCGCCGGCGTCGTGTACAACTGGTGGATGCGGCGCACGCGATCGTTAGGCGATCTCGTGCTCGCGCACGCCGTCACCAATCTCGTCCTCTCGCTGTACGTCGTCGCGAGTCGCGATTGGCGGTTCTGGATGTGACCTGGCGGCTGGCGGCTCGCGGCATCACGGCCGCCGCAGCGGCGTCAGCACGATCTTCCGGAACTCCACCTCCGCGCCCTCCGACTGCAGCGCGATCTGCCCGTGGTCGGCCGTCGCGTCGGTGCCGTGGTTCACGAGGTCCCCGTTCACCCACACCGTGATCTCGCGGCCGACCGCCTCGATCACCATGCGGTTCCAGGCGCCTAACGGTTTCTCGGAGCCGTCGGTGAGGTTCACGATGCGGCGCGCCTTGCCCTCCGTGATCCCCCACGTCTCCGGCGGGCCGCGCCGCTGCACCATGTCGGGGACGCGGATGTCCTCCACGATGCACCAGAAGTCGCCCGCGTTCCCGCTCTCCATCTGCACCTCGATCGACTTCGGGAACATGCCGTAGAGCGCGCGCGGCGTGGACGCGTGCACGAGCACTCCGGCGTTCCCCGGCGCGCCGGGGAAGCGGTACTCCACCTCCAGCCGGTAGTCGCGGTACACCGCGTCGGTGATGAGGTGTCCGCGCGGCTCGCCGAGCGTGACGAGGTTGCCGTCGCGCACGAGGAACGGGCTGCGGAGGCGCGGGCTCGTGTCGGCCGCCGGGACGTCGACGTGCCAGCCGGTGAGCGTGCGGCCGTCGAACAGGCTGCGCGCGGGCGACAGCCGCGCGGTGTGCGACGCGCACGCCGAGGTGCCTAACAGGACGACGAGGAGACGTGCGCGCCGCAGGTGTCTCATGGGACGGGAGTCGGGTCGCCGGCCGCGAGTCGATGCAGCGCGTCGCCGGATACGCGCTGCACCGTCCACTGGTCCATCGGCACCGCGCCGATCGAGCGGTAGAAGCGGATCGCGGGCTCGTTCCAGTCGAGCACCCACCACTCCAGCCGCCCGCACTCGCGCGCCACGGCGAGCCGCGCGAGGTGCTCGAGCAGCGCGTGTCCCACGCCGCGGCCGCGGTGGTCGGGAAGCACGAACAGATCCTCGAGGTACAGCCCGCGCTGTGCGAGGAACGTGGAGTAGTTGTGGAAGAACAGCGCGAACCCCGCCGGCTCGCCGTCGACTTCGGCGATCACGACCTCGGCATCGGGGCGCGGGCCGAACAGCGAGGCGCGGATCTTCTCCTCCGTCGCCTCGCACTCGTGCAGCAGCCGCTCGTATTCGGCGAGCCCGCGGATGAAGCGCACGATGAGCGGCACGTCCGCTTCCGTCGCAGGACGGATGCGCGGCGCAGCGCTCGCGGCGCGCACCGGACTACGGCGCCGCGCTGGTGGGGAGCTGCAGCGGCTGGCCGGCGACGAGCCGCTTGGACTGCGCGTCGGGCACGAGGTTCATCGCCGCGAGCGCGTGCCCGCCGAGGATCGTCGGGTCGCCCTGCTCGGCGAAGATGACCGTGTCGACCGTCTGCGCGCCCTCGGTGGTGAAGAACGCGTAGCCGGCGAGCCGCGAGACGCGCTCGCCGTCCGGCGTGGTGAACCAGATCGGCTGACGGCGCATGATGCCGAGGTCCTCGAGCGCGGCGGCCGGGACCCACGAGTAGCGCCCCTCCGGATCGACCAGGGCGCGCAGCAGCTTCGCCTCGCTCGCGTTCGGCTGCGCGCGCA
This DNA window, taken from Gemmatirosa kalamazoonensis, encodes the following:
- a CDS encoding DNA-3-methyladenine glycosylase family protein — encoded protein: MTATSRPLHLAAPDGFDFRWITGFLAPRAVPSIERVTDHAYVRVVRLPVHGPVRVTVRANGAALRAASDPALAPAVLRGIVTRMLDLGEDVTRFRAHVARDRALGPIVARHTAVRLPQLLDPFEGLVRGLLGQQVSVRAASTIADRLVRLLGEPLGGDEPSVAFPSADAVADASVDTLRSLGVPRTRAAALRACAAAVRDGRLRWDAVRAMPADEAQRALDDLPGVGPWTASYVRMRALGDRDAFPAADLGVVKALARLGVAPADAERAAERWRPWRAYATVFLWTSLSDPV
- a CDS encoding deaminase, whose translation is MLTDVDLTELRATVALALEARQRGDDPFGARVVAADGRLLAEGGNLVRTTADVTAHAEIVALRALGAVAGAPELAAATMYTSAEPCAMCAAAIAWAGVGRVVFVVDAARVKTLDAPAPTWPGVPGREVLERSGRHVEHAAMLAREAEAILWP
- a CDS encoding 2OG-Fe(II) oxygenase, whose translation is MTTDTTSIAARVAALDWSALARDLDARGWAETPPLLSAAECDRLAALFDDDARFRARVDMARHRFGEGRYKYFAEPLPAEVAALRQALYPPLAAVANRWAALLGGEADFPDTLDAFRARCAAAGQTRPTPLLLRYEAGGYNCLHQDLYGAVAFPFQAMAMLREPERDFTGGEFLLVEQRPRAQSAGTALRPARGAIVLFTTRTRPVAGARGHYRVQMRHGVSPVRSGRRETLGVIFHDAA
- a CDS encoding alpha-L-arabinofuranosidase C-terminal domain-containing protein, with the protein product MARPGRNLRLLLSALALTATPAHSQARVVIDVARREGPVSPLLFGQFLEFMYEGIKGGLHAELLRGRGFEEAPDAIGLPRPWERYPDDRNDDYALDFRWDDSVAFAVRADSLTGTGPSHALRVDAGDGVIARHGIYQPRVPVRGGVPYTAQIWLRAADYTGPVVLALEEDASGGRVYAEWRVDVAPGAWRRYAVVLHPMRSDPLARFVVLFPGRGRVWLDQASLMPADTAPGGVRRDVYERVRALRPAFIRWPGGNVAQDYHWRWGVGPRDERPTWVNLSWKREPEPSDFGTDEFIAFARSLGAEPSLTVNVDGRGATPEEAAAWVEYCNGPATSRWGAVRAANGHPAPYGVTLWEVGNEIWGDWVRGHTDAATYAGNFRRYRDAMRAVDSTIRFIAVGDNDMAWNRIVLRAVGLYVDYLAIHHYYGFDSTQRDLRHLMARPLGYERFYADVARLIRDEVPGHAVALTIDEWGLALPEARQHGMDAALYGARLMNVFERTPVVAMSAVSDLVNGWPGGIVQASRHALFVTPLYHANRLYATHLGRERVGVALTGAPTFGVDSSGAPTPALDVVATRADSLLYVMLVNTDPARDVRVRVEVRGGSVQSDATWELLAEPDGRRGSNGFATPDAIAPRRRPLRAGSAFVVDVPARSVSALTLRVRGG
- a CDS encoding oxygenase MpaB family protein, which codes for MRRYDIARHIARLDPERDHVEIVHYLVGWEFPWDWVRALEMALYRTFCNPRTSRLLDHTREFHDRPQRRYDDTALLMAEIMEWGYDSDRGREALRRTNRFHRHYDIANEDFLYVLTTFHLEPIRWMDRYGWRRLTAHEKRASYHFWREVGRRMNIRDIPPTPEAFERWSVAFERTHFAFDEANRRIATSTRELFAGWFPRPLRPLVRVGIHALLDDTMLASFGFRAAPRPVRSLVAGALRMRGWALRFFPPRRRKGFITGTPQRSWPDGYELTDLGPPPLLHAREGAAR
- a CDS encoding DinB family protein, coding for MSALDDVRTLFAFNRWANERTLDAVAALTPEQYARPLGGSFPSLRATLEHMLGAEITWLARWHGEVAGRVTDFSDCADLASLRARWDATWGEQRRYLDALTEGALAAPLAFRFRSGVEGASPLVEVLRHVVNHGTYHRGQVATLVRQLGGTPAGTDYITYCLTRSP
- a CDS encoding M20/M25/M40 family metallo-hydrolase, which codes for MLRPLAAALLLVVAPLGAQPRLSADQQLARDVLRELVEINTADSVGSVTAAAEAMARRFRDAGFPAEDVRLLVPDGQPTKGNLVVRYRTRVPNGERPVLLVAHLDVVAANRADWASDPFVLREENGFFVARGVADDKGHAALFVATLLKWKRDGWAPRRDVILALTADEEGGGSNGVQWLLANHRELVDAAYALNEGAFGALAGDRPLYLGFQATEKRSANFTLTVTNPGGHSSIPRPDNAIYQLAHALERIESYTFPVALNDVSRAYFTQTARVVPPDVAAAMRAIVANPSDAAAAARLSRDPTWASMLRTTCVATRLAGGHANNALPQRATATVNCRIVPTSSAAEAREALVRVIADTGVRVSPVGAGATWAMTVDPIDPQLLAATTATTRALWGDVPIIPLMSTWTTDGRLLRDAGIPTYGVNGLFTVPGEERMHGLDEKLRVRSFYDGLAFTDRLLRQIAGAPGA